A region of Dehalococcoidia bacterium DNA encodes the following proteins:
- a CDS encoding MaoC family dehydratase yields the protein MASQTARSSKTNVGRFFEDFAQGESLRHAAPRTLREGDAALYIALFGDRCPLYCDAEFARALGFRREPINDLLVFHTVFGKSVPDVSLNAVANLGYADVRFLLPVYAGDTLRAESTVLGLKETSSGATGIVYVQTRGFNQKQQKVIEFYRWVMVNKRDPKTPTGADSVPELPASVPAASLRAMPALRAQGFDAGATGGRFFFEDYQAGERIHHNDGMTIEEAEAQLATRLYQNTARIHFDAHLTKDTRFGRRLIYGGHIISIARSLSFNGLENALGMLAWNGGTHANPSFAGDTIYAWSDVLEKADLPGAAHAGALRLRLVAVKNANPAHEDVPLRLSDEKTGRETYNPAVVLDLDYWLTMPRRTPVS from the coding sequence ATGGCAAGCCAGACGGCTCGTTCCAGCAAGACCAACGTCGGCCGCTTCTTCGAGGATTTTGCGCAGGGCGAGTCGCTGCGCCACGCCGCGCCGCGCACGCTGCGCGAGGGTGACGCCGCGCTGTACATCGCCCTCTTCGGCGACCGCTGCCCGCTCTACTGCGACGCCGAGTTCGCCCGCGCCCTCGGCTTCCGTCGCGAGCCGATCAACGACCTGCTCGTCTTTCACACCGTCTTCGGCAAGTCCGTGCCGGACGTCTCGCTCAATGCCGTCGCCAACCTGGGCTACGCCGACGTGCGCTTCCTGCTGCCGGTCTACGCCGGCGACACGCTGCGTGCCGAGTCGACCGTGCTCGGCCTCAAAGAAACGTCGAGCGGCGCGACGGGCATCGTCTACGTGCAGACGCGCGGCTTCAATCAGAAGCAGCAGAAGGTTATCGAGTTCTACCGCTGGGTGATGGTCAATAAGCGCGACCCGAAGACACCGACCGGCGCCGACTCCGTGCCCGAGCTGCCGGCCAGCGTGCCCGCCGCCTCGCTGCGCGCGATGCCGGCGCTGCGGGCGCAGGGCTTCGACGCCGGCGCCACGGGCGGCCGCTTCTTCTTCGAGGACTACCAGGCCGGCGAGCGCATTCACCACAACGACGGCATGACGATCGAAGAGGCCGAGGCGCAGCTCGCCACGCGGCTCTACCAGAACACGGCGCGCATCCACTTCGACGCGCATTTGACCAAAGATACGCGCTTCGGCCGGCGGCTGATCTACGGCGGGCACATCATCTCGATCGCCCGCTCGCTCTCCTTCAATGGGCTGGAGAACGCGCTGGGCATGCTCGCCTGGAACGGCGGCACGCACGCCAATCCGAGCTTCGCCGGCGACACGATCTACGCCTGGTCGGACGTGCTGGAGAAGGCCGATCTGCCCGGCGCCGCCCACGCCGGCGCCCTGCGGCTGCGCCTCGTCGCCGTGAAGAACGCCAACCCGGCGCACGAGGACGTGCCGCTGCGCCTCAGCGACGAGAAAACGGGCCGCGAGACCTACAACCCGGCCGTCGTGCTCGACCTCGACTACTGGCTGACGATGCCGCGCCGCACGCCGGTGTCCTGA
- a CDS encoding acyl-CoA dehydrogenase, translating into MSTNTTVQQGISLGGARRLTAAAQGVLDRALAHARAVTNAGKAIDEHQVQAERIAYAATELRAASELLRYAEAAAAAGEAGPELESMAIAFAAETAQRLRTQIETAPDDFGVDDATLRAELGTPELLAIIRAGMAEARHRAIGRQVLATRGGNRIWLDDETAEMTRDHVRAFAKSEVAPLAEQIHREDLLVPEDLIKKIAEMGLFAASIPEQYGGTEMGYPVMVITTEELSAASLGAAGSLNTRPEILIKALLAGGTEEQRQTWLPRIACGEKLVAIAVTEPDIGSDVAGVACKAERATLDGKAGWLINGNKAWSTFSGRADVLALLARTNPDPASGARGLSLFIVEKQPESGHAFEQRQPGGGAISGKAIATPGYRGMHSFMLNFDGYFVPAENLVGMDAGLNRGFYLQMAGFEMGRLQTGGRACGVAQAALEQTATYCSDRRQFGKPIGEYQLTQYKLGRMATQLAAARQLTYAAARAMQGNERGALDAAMAKLFACDVAVWLTQEGQLLHGGWGYAEETPISRYVADAQVLPIFEGAKPILELKVIARNLLAG; encoded by the coding sequence ATGAGCACGAATACGACAGTGCAGCAGGGGATCTCGCTCGGCGGCGCGCGGCGCCTCACGGCCGCGGCGCAGGGTGTGCTGGACCGCGCCCTGGCGCACGCCAGAGCCGTGACCAACGCGGGCAAGGCGATCGACGAGCACCAGGTGCAGGCCGAGCGCATCGCCTACGCCGCCACCGAGCTGCGCGCCGCAAGCGAGCTGCTGCGCTACGCCGAGGCCGCGGCGGCCGCGGGCGAAGCCGGCCCCGAGCTGGAGTCGATGGCGATCGCCTTCGCCGCGGAGACGGCGCAGCGGCTGCGCACGCAGATCGAGACCGCGCCCGACGACTTCGGCGTGGACGACGCGACGCTGCGCGCGGAGCTTGGCACGCCGGAGCTGCTGGCGATCATTCGTGCCGGCATGGCTGAAGCGCGGCACCGCGCCATCGGCCGGCAGGTGCTGGCGACGCGCGGCGGCAACCGCATCTGGCTGGACGACGAGACGGCCGAGATGACGCGCGATCACGTGCGCGCCTTCGCCAAAAGCGAGGTCGCGCCGCTGGCCGAGCAGATCCACCGTGAAGACCTGCTCGTGCCGGAAGACCTGATCAAGAAGATCGCGGAGATGGGCCTCTTCGCCGCCTCGATTCCCGAGCAGTACGGCGGCACCGAGATGGGCTACCCGGTGATGGTGATCACCACCGAGGAGCTGTCGGCTGCCTCGCTGGGCGCCGCGGGCAGCCTCAACACGCGCCCGGAGATCCTGATCAAGGCGCTGCTCGCCGGCGGCACGGAGGAGCAGCGGCAGACCTGGCTGCCGCGGATCGCCTGCGGCGAGAAGCTCGTCGCCATCGCCGTCACCGAGCCGGACATCGGCTCCGACGTGGCCGGCGTCGCATGCAAAGCCGAGCGGGCGACGCTGGACGGCAAGGCCGGCTGGCTGATCAACGGCAACAAGGCCTGGAGCACCTTTTCCGGCCGCGCCGACGTGCTGGCGCTGCTGGCGCGCACGAACCCCGACCCGGCCTCCGGCGCCCGCGGCCTCTCGCTGTTCATCGTCGAGAAGCAGCCCGAGTCCGGTCACGCCTTCGAGCAGCGCCAGCCCGGAGGAGGCGCCATCTCCGGCAAGGCGATCGCCACACCGGGCTACCGCGGCATGCACTCGTTCATGCTCAACTTCGACGGCTACTTCGTGCCGGCAGAAAACCTCGTGGGCATGGATGCCGGGCTGAACCGCGGCTTCTATTTGCAGATGGCCGGCTTCGAGATGGGCCGCCTGCAGACCGGCGGCCGCGCCTGCGGTGTCGCCCAGGCGGCGCTGGAGCAGACCGCGACCTACTGCAGCGACCGCAGGCAGTTCGGCAAGCCGATCGGCGAGTACCAGCTCACCCAGTACAAGCTCGGCCGCATGGCCACGCAGCTCGCGGCCGCCCGGCAACTGACCTACGCCGCCGCGCGGGCGATGCAGGGGAACGAACGCGGCGCCCTCGACGCGGCGATGGCCAAGCTTTTCGCCTGCGACGTGGCCGTGTGGCTCACGCAGGAAGGGCAGCTGCTGCACGGCGGCTGGGGCTACGCCGAGGAGACGCCGATCTCGCGCTACGTGGCCGACGCGCAGGTGCTGCCGATCTTCGAAGGCGCGAAGCCGATTTTGGAGCTGAAGGTGATCGCGCGGAACCTGCTGGCTGGATAA
- a CDS encoding CoA ester lyase has product MAGGVTIRRSELTLPGHQRRMLEKAAASDADEIMADCEDACPLSAKGEEVRRVISEAFNTLDWGTKFVTFRPNNTQSPFFEGDIEYVVTHAVDKFHGVIIPKSFEPSQIERVDELLTKYEQQAGWTRTIQIEALIETAMGVENAYRIATASPRMAGIIFGIADYAAEMGIADAYENQNIRFLYAKQRVVNAARAAGIDAIDNVHLKVRELDALREMSIESAGYGFDGRWAIHPSHIPIINEVYTPSDAQIEHAQKVVVLYEEADAKGLGAIADPDNGEMIDEATIKMAFKQLLRGYKAGKVEEAFMQKAARSSAHTGYNFLGTLQLATA; this is encoded by the coding sequence ATGGCTGGCGGAGTCACCATCCGGCGCTCAGAGCTGACGTTACCCGGCCACCAGAGGCGCATGCTGGAGAAGGCCGCCGCGTCCGACGCCGACGAGATCATGGCGGACTGCGAGGACGCCTGCCCGCTCTCGGCGAAGGGCGAGGAGGTGCGGCGCGTCATCTCCGAGGCGTTCAACACGCTCGACTGGGGCACGAAGTTCGTCACCTTCCGCCCCAACAACACGCAGTCGCCCTTCTTCGAGGGCGATATCGAATACGTCGTGACGCACGCGGTGGACAAGTTCCACGGCGTGATCATCCCCAAGAGCTTCGAGCCCTCGCAGATCGAGCGCGTGGACGAGCTGCTGACGAAGTACGAGCAGCAGGCCGGCTGGACGCGCACGATCCAGATCGAGGCGCTGATCGAGACGGCGATGGGCGTGGAGAACGCGTATCGCATCGCCACGGCCTCGCCGCGCATGGCCGGCATCATCTTCGGCATCGCCGACTACGCCGCCGAGATGGGCATCGCCGACGCCTACGAGAACCAGAACATCCGCTTCTTGTACGCCAAGCAGCGCGTCGTCAACGCCGCCCGCGCCGCCGGCATCGACGCGATCGACAACGTGCATCTCAAGGTGCGCGAGCTGGACGCGCTGCGCGAGATGTCGATCGAGTCCGCCGGCTACGGTTTCGACGGCCGCTGGGCGATCCACCCCTCGCACATCCCGATCATCAACGAGGTCTACACGCCCAGCGACGCGCAGATCGAACACGCGCAGAAGGTCGTCGTGCTCTACGAGGAGGCCGACGCGAAGGGGCTTGGCGCGATCGCCGACCCGGACAACGGCGAGATGATCGACGAGGCCACGATCAAGATGGCGTTCAAGCAACTGCTGCGCGGCTACAAGGCGGGCAAGGTCGAAGAGGCGTTCATGCAGAAGGCGGCGCGCAGCTCGGCGCACACCGGCTATAACTTCCTCGGGACGCTGCAGCTCGCCACGGCGTAA
- a CDS encoding VOC family protein — MADDWARPVVHWEIQARDAEKQRAFYSRLFNWEIGEGPVMRIPAGVGGPEPGPAGHIRQGDHPGVSLYVQVRDLRGSLKKAEELGGSVLSQPFDLPQGPTIAGIADPEGNRLTLVQQ, encoded by the coding sequence ATGGCGGACGATTGGGCACGGCCCGTTGTCCACTGGGAGATCCAGGCGCGCGACGCGGAGAAACAGCGCGCCTTCTACAGCCGGCTCTTCAACTGGGAGATCGGCGAGGGGCCGGTGATGCGCATCCCGGCTGGCGTCGGCGGGCCGGAGCCGGGGCCGGCCGGCCACATCCGCCAGGGCGACCACCCCGGCGTCTCGCTCTACGTCCAGGTGCGCGACCTGCGCGGGTCCTTGAAGAAGGCGGAGGAGCTGGGCGGCTCGGTGCTTTCGCAACCCTTCGACCTGCCGCAGGGGCCGACGATCGCCGGCATCGCCGACCCGGAGGGCAATCGCCTGACGCTGGTGCAGCAGTAG
- a CDS encoding inorganic pyrophosphatase yields the protein MSEGAAHPIWNLMGLLFKAHPWHGVAIGSEAPRRVTAYIEIVPADTVKFEIDKVNGYLRIDRPQQFSNICPSLYGLIPQTLCAERVAELCMAKTGREGIVGDGDPLDICVLTEKTLSHGDVLVEAIPIGGLRLIDGDEADDKVVAVLKGDAVYGRAQDISECPESVLERLKHYFLTYKQDPESPQRKVEIDGVYGAAEAHEVIVRSQQDYQARFAGIYSLLKG from the coding sequence ATGAGCGAGGGAGCGGCGCACCCGATCTGGAACCTGATGGGGCTGCTGTTCAAGGCGCACCCGTGGCACGGCGTGGCGATCGGCTCGGAGGCGCCGCGCCGCGTCACGGCCTACATCGAGATCGTGCCGGCCGACACGGTGAAGTTCGAGATCGACAAGGTCAACGGCTACCTGCGCATCGACCGGCCGCAGCAGTTCTCCAACATCTGCCCCTCGCTCTACGGCCTGATTCCGCAGACGCTCTGCGCCGAGCGCGTGGCCGAGCTGTGCATGGCGAAGACCGGCCGTGAAGGGATCGTCGGCGACGGCGACCCGCTCGACATCTGCGTGCTCACGGAGAAGACGCTCAGCCACGGCGATGTGCTGGTCGAGGCGATCCCGATCGGCGGCCTGCGCCTGATCGACGGCGACGAGGCCGACGACAAGGTCGTGGCGGTGCTCAAGGGCGATGCCGTTTACGGCCGCGCACAGGACATCTCCGAGTGCCCGGAGAGCGTGCTGGAGCGGCTGAAGCACTACTTTTTGACCTACAAGCAGGACCCGGAGTCGCCGCAGCGCAAAGTCGAGATCGACGGCGTCTACGGCGCGGCCGAGGCGCACGAGGTCATCGTCCGCAGCCAGCAGGACTACCAGGCGCGCTTCGCCGGCATCTATTCATTGCTCAAAGGCTGA
- a CDS encoding acetyl-CoA C-acetyltransferase, with amino-acid sequence MREAVICTPLRTPVGRFGGALRDVQAEDLAALVVEKVLERSGLKGEQVDDVIFGHCYPNGETPAMGRLAPLHAGLPVEVPGFQLDRRCGSGLQAICLAAMEVQTGVADVVLAGGVESMSNAEFYSTQTRWGPNRGEIKLMDRLDRGRVTAGTYRYPVDGGMLETAENLRKQYNIPRQEQDEYALRSHQRAVAAIENGKFDNEIVAVPVPAKKGEGTLFGRDEHPRADTTLEKLAALRPVRLRQDPDATVTAGNASGENDAAACCIVTSPEKAAELGLQPLGKLRSWGVAGVHPAYMGIGPVPATKKALERAGLSLADMELIELNEAFAAQVLAVTREWNFGERDFDRTNVNGSGISIGHPVGCTGVRVMATLLNEMERRNAQFALETMCIGGGQGIAAVIERVA; translated from the coding sequence ATGCGTGAGGCCGTGATCTGCACCCCGCTGCGAACTCCGGTAGGCCGCTTCGGCGGCGCCCTGCGCGACGTGCAAGCAGAGGACCTGGCGGCGCTGGTGGTCGAGAAGGTGCTGGAGCGCTCCGGCCTCAAGGGCGAGCAGGTGGACGACGTGATCTTCGGCCACTGCTACCCCAACGGCGAGACGCCGGCGATGGGCCGCCTGGCGCCGCTGCACGCCGGCCTGCCGGTCGAAGTCCCCGGATTCCAGCTCGACCGCCGCTGCGGCTCCGGCCTGCAGGCGATCTGCCTCGCGGCGATGGAGGTGCAGACCGGCGTGGCCGACGTGGTGCTGGCCGGCGGTGTGGAGAGCATGAGCAACGCCGAGTTCTACAGCACGCAGACGCGCTGGGGGCCGAACCGCGGTGAGATCAAGCTGATGGACCGGCTCGACCGTGGCCGCGTCACCGCCGGCACCTACCGCTATCCGGTGGATGGCGGCATGCTGGAGACGGCCGAGAACCTGCGCAAGCAGTACAACATCCCGCGGCAGGAACAGGACGAGTACGCGCTGCGCAGCCACCAGCGCGCCGTCGCCGCGATCGAGAACGGCAAGTTCGACAACGAGATCGTGGCCGTGCCGGTGCCGGCGAAGAAGGGCGAGGGCACGCTCTTCGGCCGCGACGAGCATCCCCGCGCCGACACCACGCTGGAGAAGCTCGCCGCGCTGCGCCCCGTGCGGCTGCGCCAGGATCCCGACGCGACCGTGACCGCCGGCAACGCCAGCGGCGAGAACGACGCCGCGGCCTGCTGCATCGTCACCTCGCCTGAGAAGGCCGCCGAGCTGGGCCTCCAGCCGCTGGGCAAGCTGCGCTCCTGGGGCGTGGCCGGCGTGCATCCGGCCTACATGGGCATCGGCCCCGTGCCGGCGACGAAGAAGGCGCTGGAACGGGCCGGCCTCTCGCTGGCCGATATGGAGCTGATCGAGCTGAACGAGGCGTTCGCCGCGCAGGTACTCGCGGTCACGCGCGAATGGAACTTCGGCGAGCGTGACTTCGACCGCACCAACGTCAACGGCTCCGGCATCTCGATCGGCCATCCCGTGGGCTGCACCGGCGTGCGCGTCATGGCGACGCTGCTGAACGAGATGGAGCGGCGCAACGCGCAGTTCGCGCTGGAGACGATGTGCATCGGCGGCGGCCAGGGGATCGCCGCCGTCATCGAGCGCGTCGCGTAG
- the ispG gene encoding (E)-4-hydroxy-3-methylbut-2-enyl-diphosphate synthase, translating into MNPCSECVVDVVSARRPTREVRVGEAAIGGSAPILVQSMITEDTRNVPACVESIVRLYRAGCELVRVTTPTMADAKCLGEIRAELDRRGYRIPLVADVHHQGTDIAVEVAKYVDKVRVNPGLFVYRKPRQRAEEYSAGEIREELEAIERSLLPVIEICKARGVAMRIGVNHGSLAERLLVTYGDTPEGMVESALEYVRICESHDFRNIVISLKASRVPIMIQANRLAAQRMAEQGMDYPLHLGVTEAGDGEYARVKSTAGIGTLLAEGIGDTIRVSLAEDPINELPVCYDILQALGLRRTKVEFIACPSCGRTKFDLPTVFNQVKGATSHLVGLNIAVMGCIVNGPGEMADADYGYVGRAGGQIALYRGRELVKTSIPQEEGVAELVALIKADGRWVDPPGTPAEPATTR; encoded by the coding sequence GTGAATCCGTGTTCGGAGTGTGTCGTGGACGTCGTCTCCGCCCGCAGGCCCACGCGCGAGGTGCGCGTCGGCGAAGCCGCGATCGGCGGCTCGGCGCCGATCCTCGTGCAGTCGATGATCACCGAAGACACGCGCAACGTGCCCGCCTGCGTGGAGTCGATCGTTCGCCTCTACCGGGCCGGCTGCGAGCTGGTGCGCGTCACCACGCCGACGATGGCCGACGCGAAGTGCCTGGGCGAGATCCGCGCCGAGCTGGATCGGCGTGGCTACCGCATTCCGCTGGTGGCCGACGTGCACCACCAGGGCACCGACATCGCCGTGGAAGTGGCGAAGTACGTGGACAAGGTGCGCGTCAACCCCGGCCTCTTCGTCTACCGCAAGCCGCGCCAGCGCGCCGAGGAGTATTCTGCCGGCGAGATCCGTGAAGAGCTGGAGGCGATCGAGCGCAGCCTGCTGCCCGTGATCGAGATCTGCAAGGCGCGCGGCGTGGCGATGCGCATTGGCGTCAACCACGGCTCGCTGGCCGAGCGGCTGCTCGTCACCTACGGCGACACGCCCGAAGGCATGGTCGAATCGGCGCTCGAGTACGTACGCATCTGCGAGTCGCACGACTTCCGCAACATCGTGATCTCGCTGAAGGCCTCGCGCGTACCGATCATGATCCAGGCGAACCGGCTCGCGGCGCAGCGCATGGCCGAGCAGGGCATGGACTACCCGCTGCACCTCGGCGTAACCGAGGCTGGCGACGGCGAGTACGCTCGCGTTAAATCGACCGCCGGCATCGGCACGCTGCTGGCCGAGGGCATCGGCGACACGATCCGCGTCTCGCTGGCCGAAGACCCGATCAACGAGTTACCCGTCTGCTATGACATCCTGCAGGCGCTCGGCCTGCGCCGCACGAAGGTCGAGTTCATCGCCTGCCCGAGTTGTGGCCGCACCAAGTTCGACCTGCCCACCGTCTTCAACCAGGTGAAAGGGGCGACCAGCCATCTCGTCGGCCTGAACATCGCCGTGATGGGCTGCATCGTCAACGGCCCCGGCGAGATGGCCGACGCCGACTACGGCTACGTCGGCCGCGCCGGCGGACAGATCGCCCTCTACCGCGGCCGCGAGCTGGTGAAGACGAGCATTCCGCAGGAAGAGGGCGTTGCCGAGCTGGTGGCGCTGATCAAGGCCGACGGCCGCTGGGTCGATCCGCCCGGCACGCCCGCCGAACCGGCCACGACTCGCTGA
- a CDS encoding aspartate aminotransferase family protein, whose product MQTRASSRAGSPLAGRVRTAIPGPASRALVQRESGRLAPGLQSIGLFSGLAFAGGRGAQLTDLDGNSFIDFTAGVGVASLGHAHPGYVRALSEQLERLSVGSYSSPARAEFLEELMPHLPAGLDRMQFYSGGAEAVEAALRMARSYTGRFEAISFWGGFHGKTGSTLALCGPDVKQGLGPLYPGVHNVPYPDWARPPFEAADPEDLGRKCAEFLRAYIRNSTAGSLAAIIVEPIQGTAGNVVPPAGFLSAVAQIAREHGALFIADEMITGFGRTGRMFGCEHFGVLPDAMTIGKGMGNGYPIAGLIAREELMRAAPFGLPSGSSSSYGGNPLAAAAARATLRAIVDEGLVQNAQRVGAAMLDRLARLAERYPFIGAVRGKGLMIGIDVVTDAAGHTPMPSALTRKLFDAALRRGLLCMCYGPRIRINPPLVIDLETALEGVELLEDAFAELAGELADACSC is encoded by the coding sequence ATGCAAACCCGTGCCAGCTCACGAGCGGGTTCCCCGCTCGCCGGCCGCGTCCGCACCGCGATTCCCGGCCCCGCCTCGCGCGCCCTGGTGCAGCGGGAAAGCGGTCGCCTCGCCCCCGGCCTGCAGTCGATCGGGCTGTTCAGCGGCCTCGCCTTCGCCGGCGGCCGCGGCGCCCAGCTCACCGATCTGGACGGCAACAGCTTCATCGATTTCACCGCCGGCGTGGGCGTCGCCTCGCTCGGCCACGCGCATCCCGGCTACGTGCGTGCGCTTTCGGAGCAGCTTGAGCGCCTCTCCGTGGGCAGCTACAGCTCGCCGGCACGCGCGGAATTCCTGGAAGAGCTGATGCCGCACCTGCCGGCGGGGCTGGACCGCATGCAGTTCTACTCCGGCGGCGCCGAGGCGGTCGAGGCGGCGCTGCGCATGGCGCGCTCGTACACCGGCCGTTTCGAGGCGATCTCGTTCTGGGGCGGCTTCCACGGCAAGACCGGCAGCACACTGGCCCTCTGCGGCCCGGACGTGAAGCAGGGGCTCGGCCCGCTGTACCCGGGGGTGCACAACGTGCCCTATCCCGACTGGGCGCGGCCGCCGTTCGAGGCCGCCGACCCCGAAGATCTGGGGCGGAAGTGCGCGGAGTTCCTGCGCGCGTACATAAGAAATTCCACCGCCGGCAGCCTCGCCGCGATCATCGTCGAGCCGATCCAGGGCACCGCCGGCAACGTCGTTCCGCCGGCCGGCTTTCTGAGCGCCGTGGCGCAGATCGCACGCGAGCACGGCGCCCTGTTCATCGCCGACGAGATGATCACCGGCTTCGGACGCACCGGACGCATGTTCGGCTGCGAGCACTTCGGCGTGCTACCCGACGCGATGACTATCGGCAAAGGCATGGGCAACGGCTACCCGATCGCCGGGCTGATCGCGCGTGAGGAGCTGATGCGCGCCGCGCCCTTCGGCCTGCCCTCCGGCAGCTCGTCGTCGTACGGCGGCAACCCGCTGGCCGCCGCCGCCGCCCGCGCCACCCTGCGCGCGATCGTGGATGAAGGGCTGGTGCAAAACGCGCAGCGCGTGGGCGCGGCGATGCTCGATCGTCTCGCGCGGCTGGCCGAACGGTATCCCTTCATCGGCGCCGTGCGCGGCAAGGGGCTGATGATCGGCATCGACGTCGTCACCGACGCCGCCGGGCACACGCCGATGCCCTCGGCGCTGACGCGCAAGCTGTTCGACGCGGCGCTGCGCCGCGGCCTGCTCTGCATGTGCTACGGGCCGCGCATCCGTATCAACCCGCCGCTGGTGATCGACCTGGAGACGGCGCTTGAGGGCGTTGAGCTGCTGGAGGACGCCTTCGCCGAGCTGGCCGGCGAACTCGCGGACGCCTGCTCGTGCTGA
- a CDS encoding transporter substrate-binding domain-containing protein yields the protein MSELLRIAIDRENPPFTSLNDLTGEPAGFSVDLCRACLAEGGDEMEFVAADGPLMQSIWLAAGHVDAVLDMTASLRRAQWFEFSAAYYVDELAAFALRDGPLWPGLERVTAPLAVKSNSYAEEWLRRRFPRQILLPVDDAERLLAVVEAGRAAAFITSAATGLELVREHGPERFRAVGPTFAPAGLTLAVGRGEQDTLLRQFNRGLAELRADGRYDALLRASALAHV from the coding sequence ATGTCTGAGTTGCTGCGCATCGCCATCGACCGGGAAAACCCGCCCTTCACCTCGCTCAATGACCTGACGGGCGAGCCGGCCGGCTTCAGCGTCGATCTCTGCCGCGCCTGCCTGGCCGAGGGCGGCGACGAAATGGAGTTCGTCGCCGCCGACGGGCCGTTGATGCAAAGCATCTGGCTGGCCGCGGGCCACGTCGACGCGGTGCTGGATATGACCGCCAGCCTGCGCCGCGCCCAGTGGTTCGAGTTCAGCGCCGCCTACTACGTCGACGAGCTGGCCGCCTTCGCCCTGCGCGACGGCCCCCTCTGGCCTGGCCTGGAGCGCGTGACCGCGCCGCTTGCCGTCAAGTCCAACAGCTACGCCGAGGAATGGCTGCGCCGCCGTTTTCCACGCCAGATCCTGCTGCCGGTGGACGACGCCGAGCGCCTGCTGGCCGTGGTCGAAGCGGGGCGCGCGGCCGCCTTCATCACCTCGGCCGCCACCGGTCTCGAGCTGGTGCGGGAACACGGCCCAGAGCGGTTTCGCGCCGTCGGTCCGACCTTCGCGCCGGCCGGCCTGACGCTGGCCGTCGGCCGCGGTGAGCAGGACACGCTGCTTCGGCAGTTCAACCGCGGCCTGGCAGAACTCCGCGCCGACGGCCGCTACGACGCGCTGCTGCGCGCCTCGGCCCTGGCCCACGTCTGA
- a CDS encoding response regulator, whose translation MDTHVIAAEVAAELGSLPERRLPLSDLCARLERPLSEVAAACEVLRSCGIVASCDGGVPALAARGERRGSRLVLIAENSAAVAHVLAALLEGEGYGVLIARTLGLAEGVLRATSVDLVIADSFAATAAAALTRLAALRDLARPAPVLLFTGHRDVPELAARAAGYAGMLPKPFDIDELLARVGAAINGRAPA comes from the coding sequence ATGGATACACACGTAATAGCAGCCGAAGTTGCCGCCGAGCTGGGCTCGCTTCCCGAGCGACGCCTGCCGCTCAGCGATCTGTGCGCGCGCCTGGAGCGGCCGTTGAGCGAAGTCGCCGCCGCGTGCGAAGTGCTCCGCAGCTGCGGCATCGTCGCCTCCTGCGACGGCGGCGTGCCCGCGCTGGCCGCGCGGGGTGAGCGCCGCGGCTCGCGCCTGGTGCTGATCGCCGAGAACAGCGCCGCGGTGGCACACGTGCTCGCCGCGCTGCTGGAAGGCGAGGGCTACGGCGTGCTGATCGCCCGCACGCTGGGCCTTGCCGAGGGCGTGCTGCGCGCCACAAGCGTCGATCTGGTGATCGCCGACAGCTTCGCGGCGACCGCGGCCGCGGCGCTCACGCGGCTGGCCGCGCTGCGCGACCTTGCCCGGCCGGCGCCGGTGCTGCTGTTCACCGGCCACCGCGACGTGCCCGAACTCGCCGCGCGCGCCGCCGGCTACGCGGGTATGCTGCCGAAGCCGTTCGACATCGACGAGCTGCTGGCGCGCGTCGGCGCCGCGATCAACGGCCGCGCCCCGGCCTGA
- a CDS encoding HEPN domain-containing protein codes for MEVVAEWGEWRCTISDAEDYLAKALENLAAAQSDQTAGRYNTCASRAYYACFLAAIVALIRADLRATSGWRHDFVASRFVGVLIGQRHLYDRELRGVLSDLIHNRHIADYASRSVSKSRAESAVRAAIRFVEAVQRRGSRQ; via the coding sequence GTGGAAGTCGTCGCAGAATGGGGCGAGTGGAGGTGCACGATCAGCGACGCCGAAGACTACCTCGCCAAGGCACTCGAAAACCTGGCGGCGGCGCAAAGCGATCAGACGGCGGGGCGCTACAATACCTGTGCGAGCCGCGCCTACTATGCCTGCTTTCTCGCCGCGATCGTGGCGCTGATTCGCGCAGACTTGCGGGCAACGAGCGGTTGGAGGCACGACTTCGTCGCAAGCCGATTTGTCGGAGTGCTGATCGGCCAGCGGCATTTGTACGACCGCGAGTTGCGCGGCGTACTGAGCGACCTCATCCACAACCGCCACATCGCCGATTATGCCAGCCGAAGCGTGAGCAAGAGTCGTGCCGAGTCGGCGGTGCGGGCCGCAATCCGCTTCGTCGAGGCGGTACAGCGACGGGGATCGAGACAATGA